TAAGGTATAACTGCGGTAATTCTTTTTGCGGAAGCTCTGCTTGCCGCGTCTATCATAAGTAATAATTCAAATAAATTGTCTGACGGTGGGTTAGTAGATTGTATTATAAATATATCGTTTCCTCGTACACTTTCTCCTAATTTAACTTCAATTTCCCCATCTAAAAATCTGTCCACAGTTGCGGAAGACGTAGAAGTTTTAAGATACTGGCATATTTTTTCCGTTAACGGAATATTAGAATTCCCTGTGAAAATTTTTAATTTTTCCATATTTCTCCCTCGGGGGGATGGATTTGAACCACCATTGATGGCTCCAAAAGCCACTGTCCTGCCGGTTGAACGACCCCCGAAATGAACTAATTTTCTTCAATCTTCACTGTTTTATTGTATTCACCCAGGACAGCTTTTTCTATTTTTTCCCTTGTTTCATTATTAAGGGGAAATGTGATATCTCTGAAACTGCCATCAATTAACTTCTTTGCCGGCATAGAAACAAATAAACCATTAGGCCCTTCTATTACTTTCAAATCTCTTACTACAAAACACTCGTCTATTGTGATTGAAGCGTAAGCTCTTAACTTACCATCATTTCTAACAATGATTTTTGCTTCCGTTACGTCCATCTTTTCTCCTTTCTTTTTGTTCTTACGATATTTACATAATATTTCGGAAATAACCTAATAAATCTTTCCTTGCCGGTAGGCAGGTCTATACCTTTATTTTTAAGGATTCCATACATACAGGATCCTGATCCTGATAATGAAACTCCTATTGCACCTTCTTTCAGTAAATTCTCTTTTACCGTTAATAATTTAGGGTATTTTTTGAATACCACCCTCTCGAAATCATTATATAAACTATTTGCTATACCTTTGATATCATTTTCAAAGAACTTTATTCTTATTTTATTAGTATAGTTTTTCCTGTTTGTCAATTTTTTTTCACATCTTATTTTGTCCATTTCTTTATATGCCCATTTTGTCGATATTTGAAAGTCAGGATAAACCAGGACGATTAACATAGGTTTAACAAGAGAAGGCAACCTTTTTATAATTTCGCCCCTTCCTTTAACAATGGCCGGATATTCTTCAAGAAAAAAAGGGACATCCGAGCCTAATTGAGAGGCAAGTTCGTATAACTTATTTTTTTTTAAGGGATAATCAAATAGTTTGTTCATACCCGTAAGTATAGTTGCTGCATCTGAGCTCCCGCCGCCAAGACCTGCTCCCTGCCATATATGTTTTTTTAATTTAATTGATACTCCTGCCTTAATGCCGGTTGTTGTAAAAAACAATTTAGCCGCCTTAAAACAAAGGTTTTCTTCTCCAAATGGGGGAGAGTCAGAGATAAAATCAATGTCGGTTTTTTGAGGTTTAAGTGTTATTTCATCAAAAAAATCAATATGCTGGATTAAAGTCTCTATATTATGATAACCGTCGGGTCTTTTATCCAGAACCGTAAGTCCCAGATTTATTTTTGCATAAGCTTTGAGTTTCAAGTTTTTGTTATTTAGAAATCTTACAAAATTCTGTTTCAACAAGTTCGCATATGATATGTCCAATAAGTATATGAGATTCTTGTATCCTTTGTGTGCTGGACGACGGAACTTTTATTCCTATGTTAACCTTTTTTGCAAAAGCATCTCCTTTTGCTCCCGTAAACCCTATTGTATACATTCCTATGGATTTAGCGGATTCTACGGCTTTGAGTATATTAGGGGAGTTTCCTGAAGTTGAAATTGCTACTAAAACGTCACCTTTTCTCCCGAGTCCTTCAATCTGACGGGAAAAAATATCCTCAAAGGAAAAATCATTAGAAATTGCCGTTAAATGGGATGTATTTGTCGTAAGTGCAATTGCCGGGAGGCTTTTTCTTTTTTTAGTTAATTTTACGATAAATTCACAAGCAATGTGTTGAGAATCTGCCGCTGAACCTCCGTTACCACAAAACAAAACTTTTCCTCCGTTGTGAAGACTTTTGATTATGGCATTTGCGGATTTAATTATCAAAGGTATTTCCGATTTTAGCGATTCTTTTACGGAAATACTTTCTTCTATCATTTTTTTGACTTCTAAATTTATTTTTTCCATTTTCACCTCTATCTTGCCAGTTACGGAATTGTTTTCAAAAAATCATCTACTGAAAAAACTTTTATTTTTTTGATTTTTTTTAACATTAAAAGATGTTTATCTCCCGATACAATGTAGTCAACATTGCCTTTTATTGCACACTCAACAAATTTATTATCTTGTGGGTCTATTTTTACTAAATTAAAAGTAACTTCAGGCACAACAAGTTTTGAATAAAATGATATAAACTCAATTATCCCCGCTTGCATTCTATATGAGAAGTTAAGTTTTTTATATGCAATAACTCTTTCTAATTCTTCTATTATAGGGGAACTGATAAAGTTTTGTATTTTATTTGTTTCAAGTAATGTTAAGATTTTTAATGGTTTTCCGTTCCATCCAAAAGCTGAAAGAATAACATTGGTATCTATTACGACTTTTGGGATCTTGCCCATTTTATTGCCTCTTTTATTGTTTTTTTAGGTAACTTACGTAATTTAATAACTTTTTGTCCTTCTGCGGATATGTCTTTTAGTTCCGGTGGAGTATAAAGTTTCTGAATAAAAAGATTTTTTATCAAATATTGAATTTCTTGAGGGGATAGGTTATAAATAATTTTTAAGATATCATCTTTTGTTTTCTCTGCTGTAGTATTAGACATTTTGCCTCCTTACTTATAATCTGTATGAATTTAATGTAAGATTTAAGAATGTCAAGCAAAACCCTATCCAAATGATATTACGAATTTTTTGACTGTAACGTTGATAGCAAATTCATAAAATAAATGGTTTTAACGGCAATTTTGTTTTTTGTTAGATTTTATGTATTCTTCTACTGCCGAATGCCAAGCAGGAAGAGTTTTTTTGATTGTATTTTCCAGGAAGAAGTTGGCGAGTCTCCAATTTTTAGGACGTTTTGCCGGACGGGTAAGTTCATCGGAACTTATGGGTTGAATTTCACATTGAATATTTGCAATATTAATAATTGACTTGGCAAATTCATACCATGTACAATAATCGGAATTAGTAACGTGATATATCCCGTATTCTTCAGTTTTTATAAGTTCTTTTATTGCTGTGGATAAGTGTTCTACGTAAGTAGGTGACCCGAACTGGTCATTTACTACTTTAAGAAATTTTAATTCTTTTGCTTTAATTATTATAGTATCAACAAAGTTTTTACCTTCTTTGCCATACAAGCCTGACGTTCTGACAATCCAATATTTTTTTAATAAAGCTTTTACCGATTTTTCTCCATCTTCCTTAGTTTTCCCATAAACACTTATGGGGTTAGTTTTATCCCATTCATTGTAGGGAGTTTGTTTCTGTCCGTCAAATACGTAATCAGTAGAAATATAGAGAAGAGGAATGTTAAGTTTTTTACAGGCAAGAGCTACATTTTTTGTGCCTTCTGCATTTGTTTTTTGGGCGAGGTTGGCGTTCTTTTCACAGCCATCTACATCAGTATAAGCTGCGAGATGAAGAACATAGTCAGGAGATTTATTAATGATTAATTGAGTAGAGTTTGGTTTTGATATGTCAAGATTTGGCAGGTCAGTTGGAATAAGGGTATACTCAGTAAGCTTATTTACCAGCGCTTTGCCCAGCATTCCTGAAGCACCAGTGATCAGGATTTTCTTTTTTTCTCTTTGCGACATAATTATTTACCTCAAGAAGCGTATCAACGGATACTCCTGCATCTCCCCACCAGCCTTTAAATATTTCATACGTTAATTGTCCTTGTTTTGCATACCAGTCATTTACGTCCGATATTTCAAGTTCTCCTCTTGCAGATGGTTTTAATGTTTGGACAACTTTAAAGACGTCAGGATTATACATATATACGCCAATGACTGCGTAGTTGCTTGGAGGATTTTTAGGTTTTTCTATCACTTCTTTAATTTTGTTGCCTTCAATCACGGGAACGCCGTAATCTGATGGGTTTTGTACTTCTTTTAATATTATTTTTGCGCCTTTTTCTTTCTGAAAATCTTTTACTGCATTTTTTATACTTCCGTCAAGAATATTATCGCCGAGTATAACTACGCATTTTTCGTTTCCTATAAATTCCGAGCAAAGCATCATAGCTTGAGCGATACCGCCTTCTTTTTCCTGGTAAGTATAAGAGAGAGTTTTAATGCCGAATTGTCTGCCGTCGCCCAATAATCTTAAGTATTCACCTGCCGAGTTGCCACCGGTTACGAGTATAATTTCGTTGATTCCGGCTTCTACGAGAGTAAATATGGGATAATATATCATAGGCATATCATAGACAGGTAGCAGATGTTTATTTGTAATTTTTGTCATCGGGTAAAGTCTTGTTCCGAGTCCTCCGCCAAGAATAATACCTTTCATAGTTCTCCTTTTATTTATGTATTGCGTCGGCAAATTTTTTAGCTAATTCAGGATTTCGTTGTATTACATTACCGATTACGACACAGGATGCGCCTGCTTTTGCTTTTGCTTTTGCGTCTTCAGGGGTTTTTATCCCTCCGCCTATTATAATGGGGATGTCCACATAATTTTTGATTGCCGTTATCATTTCGTCCGGTACGGACTGTTTTGCCCCGCTACCCGCGTCAAGATAGACGAATTTCATACCAAAATATTGTGCGGTAAGGGAATGCGATTTTGCGATATCCAGTTTGGAACGAGGTATTGGAGAGGTATTGCTCATAAACAGAACGCTGGTCGAAGAGCCTGATTCTATAAGCAAGTATCCTGTCGGGAGAACTTCCAATTTTAACCCTTTTATGATTGGAGCTGCTTTCACCTGTTCACTGATAAGATATTCAGGATTCCGACCTGAAAGCAGGGAAGTAAAAAGAATGGCATCAGCGTATTTGGATACCTGTGTAGCGCCACCGGGAAATATAATAACAGGAACGGTAGAATTGGATTTTATGGTTTTCATTCTTTCTATGAAATCAGAATTTTCAATAAAGCTACCGCCGACGAGTATGGCATCGGCTCCATTTTTGCATATGGATTTAACAGAGTCTCCGGTAATTTTGTCTCCCGGGTCAAGCAGAGTGAAAAAAGCTGAGCCTTTTTGGCGGATAGTTTTGATAAGGTATTGATAAACCATATAATGGTATAAAACCATAAAAGTTAATAAAGTCAACTTTAAAATATGAATGATAGAGAATTACTGTTCAATGTGTTAAATGTGAGTAACTTTCATGACCATACTAATCTCGGAAAGTACTCGGGACTATAAAAACAGAATACAGAAAAATAAACCACAGTCAACTCAGAGAAAAGGAAATGAGTTAAGAGAACAGATAACAAAATAGAGATAAAAAGCAGAGAGGACACAGAGAACGGAAGATGATTAATAGTTGATAGTAGATAACAGAATTTCTCACGTCCCGCCTGCTTCGGGGTAAACTTCGCCGCTAAGACGCAAAGGAGAGATTCGAAGATTGGAGCTAAAAGGATTTGCTCAGTAAACTTTGATAGTTATGTTTAAGTTATATTTAATTTGACAAATAAGTTTTTAGTTGGCATAGTACCATAAAGTAAAATTGAATAACATTTTGTAGATATAAACAGCCCAGCTATGCTGGATAAGAATCCCTAAAGGCTTTCGCCCAAGGGCTTCTAAGGAGGAAAAATGGAAAAGATTAGTTTTATAAGGAAAACAGTATTGAGTATGTTTTGTAGTTTTGGAATTTGTAATTTATTATTTGGGGGAATAACTTGGGTAGAGACGACCGGTTCTGCAGGCTGGTTAGGAAGAGGCGCTCATACGTCAGTTGTTTTTGATGGTAAAATGTGGGTAATGGGTGGAAATAATTTTTCAGGTTCAACCATTTGTCAGGATGTTTGGTCTTCCACTAATGGAGTGAACTGGACACAAGAAGCTGTTTCAACGGCATGGTCAAAAAGATGGGATCATACATCTGTAGTATACGATAATAAAATGTGGATAATTGGAGGAATTTATAACAGTATTTTGTATAATGATGTTTGGTATTCTACTGATGGGGCAGGATGGACACAGGCAACAAGTTCCGCGGTGTGGGTGGCAAGGGGTTCACATGCATCCGTAGTTTTTGACAATAAAATGTGGATACTTGGAGGAGCTGCTGATGCCACAGGTTGTAACGACGTGTGGTATTCTACGGATGGTGCAAACTGGTCACAGGCAACTGCAGCTGCAGGATGGTCAAAGAGGTTTTCTCATTCGGCACTTGTTTTCGATAATAAAATGTGGGTAATAGGTGGATTCGCTTCCGTTGACGGAAATGATTGCAACGATGTATGGTATTCTACGGATGGCGCAAACTGGTTCCAGGCAACCGCTGCAGCAGGGTGGGCACCAAGAGACTTTTTTGGAGCAACCGTTTTTGATAATAAAATGTGGGTGTTTGGAGGAGAAGATACGCTTAATTATTTCAATGATGTGTGGTATTCTACTGATGGAGCGAACTGGACGCAAGCGACAGGAACGGTTGGGTGGGCAGTAAAAGCTGCACATACGGCTTTATCGTTTGATAATAAAATGTGGGTAATAGGCGGGGCCAATAATAGCGCTTCATATAGTGATGTCTGGTATTCTACGGGAACAGGAGTGGAAGAGAAATTAAATATCAAAAACCCTTCGACTACGCTCAGGGCAAGTCAAAATCCATTTGTGCAAACAACAGTGGTTAGTTGTGAGTGCTCAGTGGACAGTAAAACAAACATAAAGATTTATGATATTACGGGAAAATTAGTAGAAGAAACAAAAGATAATACTGTCTGTAAAACATTAAAACCCGGGATTTATTTTGTTAAGGTATCCGGATATAAGCCGATCAAGATAACAAAGATGGGGGAGATAAAGTAGATAGTAGAAAGTAGATAGGGGAAAAATAAAAGAATGAGGGAGCTCCCTATAATTAACATCTTGACAAAAGCAGAAGATTAGATTAGGTTAAACAATATATCGCGGGGTGGAGCAGTCTGGCAGCTCGTCAGGCCCATAACCTGAAGGTCGTAGGTTCAAATCCTACCCCCGCAACCATCTTAGAATTCCACGCTTACCATTTTTAATAAGCTTTTAATATTCGCTTATTTTCCGTCTATCATTTTAACTTTCCTAAAAAACAAATCACATAAAAAAGTAGATTCTTCACTTCGTTCAGAATGACAGAGTGTAGGGTAGAAAACAAAGGGGTGTACCAAGTAACAAAGTATGTAAAATATATTTTTTCTGACAGACAAGAATGCCTG
Above is a window of bacterium DNA encoding:
- a CDS encoding sugar phosphate nucleotidyltransferase gives rise to the protein MKGIILGGGLGTRLYPMTKITNKHLLPVYDMPMIYYPIFTLVEAGINEIILVTGGNSAGEYLRLLGDGRQFGIKTLSYTYQEKEGGIAQAMMLCSEFIGNEKCVVILGDNILDGSIKNAVKDFQKEKGAKIILKEVQNPSDYGVPVIEGNKIKEVIEKPKNPPSNYAVIGVYMYNPDVFKVVQTLKPSARGELEISDVNDWYAKQGQLTYEIFKGWWGDAGVSVDTLLEVNNYVAKRKKENPDHWCFRNAGQSAGK
- a CDS encoding T9SS type A sorting domain-containing protein; the protein is MEKISFIRKTVLSMFCSFGICNLLFGGITWVETTGSAGWLGRGAHTSVVFDGKMWVMGGNNFSGSTICQDVWSSTNGVNWTQEAVSTAWSKRWDHTSVVYDNKMWIIGGIYNSILYNDVWYSTDGAGWTQATSSAVWVARGSHASVVFDNKMWILGGAADATGCNDVWYSTDGANWSQATAAAGWSKRFSHSALVFDNKMWVIGGFASVDGNDCNDVWYSTDGANWFQATAAAGWAPRDFFGATVFDNKMWVFGGEDTLNYFNDVWYSTDGANWTQATGTVGWAVKAAHTALSFDNKMWVIGGANNSASYSDVWYSTGTGVEEKLNIKNPSTTLRASQNPFVQTTVVSCECSVDSKTNIKIYDITGKLVEETKDNTVCKTLKPGIYFVKVSGYKPIKITKMGEIK
- the spoVG gene encoding septation regulator SpoVG — its product is MDVTEAKIIVRNDGKLRAYASITIDECFVVRDLKVIEGPNGLFVSMPAKKLIDGSFRDITFPLNNETREKIEKAVLGEYNKTVKIEEN
- the rfbD gene encoding dTDP-4-dehydrorhamnose reductase, whose translation is MSQREKKKILITGASGMLGKALVNKLTEYTLIPTDLPNLDISKPNSTQLIINKSPDYVLHLAAYTDVDGCEKNANLAQKTNAEGTKNVALACKKLNIPLLYISTDYVFDGQKQTPYNEWDKTNPISVYGKTKEDGEKSVKALLKKYWIVRTSGLYGKEGKNFVDTIIIKAKELKFLKVVNDQFGSPTYVEHLSTAIKELIKTEEYGIYHVTNSDYCTWYEFAKSIINIANIQCEIQPISSDELTRPAKRPKNWRLANFFLENTIKKTLPAWHSAVEEYIKSNKKQNCR
- the ispE gene encoding 4-(cytidine 5'-diphospho)-2-C-methyl-D-erythritol kinase — its product is MKLKAYAKINLGLTVLDKRPDGYHNIETLIQHIDFFDEITLKPQKTDIDFISDSPPFGEENLCFKAAKLFFTTTGIKAGVSIKLKKHIWQGAGLGGGSSDAATILTGMNKLFDYPLKKNKLYELASQLGSDVPFFLEEYPAIVKGRGEIIKRLPSLVKPMLIVLVYPDFQISTKWAYKEMDKIRCEKKLTNRKNYTNKIRIKFFENDIKGIANSLYNDFERVVFKKYPKLLTVKENLLKEGAIGVSLSGSGSCMYGILKNKGIDLPTGKERFIRLFPKYYVNIVRTKRKEKRWT
- a CDS encoding putative toxin-antitoxin system toxin component, PIN family → MGKIPKVVIDTNVILSAFGWNGKPLKILTLLETNKIQNFISSPIIEELERVIAYKKLNFSYRMQAGIIEFISFYSKLVVPEVTFNLVKIDPQDNKFVECAIKGNVDYIVSGDKHLLMLKKIKKIKVFSVDDFLKTIP
- a CDS encoding D-sedoheptulose 7-phosphate isomerase, with the translated sequence MEKINLEVKKMIEESISVKESLKSEIPLIIKSANAIIKSLHNGGKVLFCGNGGSAADSQHIACEFIVKLTKKRKSLPAIALTTNTSHLTAISNDFSFEDIFSRQIEGLGRKGDVLVAISTSGNSPNILKAVESAKSIGMYTIGFTGAKGDAFAKKVNIGIKVPSSSTQRIQESHILIGHIICELVETEFCKISK
- a CDS encoding geranylgeranylglyceryl/heptaprenylglyceryl phosphate synthase translates to MVYQYLIKTIRQKGSAFFTLLDPGDKITGDSVKSICKNGADAILVGGSFIENSDFIERMKTIKSNSTVPVIIFPGGATQVSKYADAILFTSLLSGRNPEYLISEQVKAAPIIKGLKLEVLPTGYLLIESGSSTSVLFMSNTSPIPRSKLDIAKSHSLTAQYFGMKFVYLDAGSGAKQSVPDEMITAIKNYVDIPIIIGGGIKTPEDAKAKAKAGASCVVIGNVIQRNPELAKKFADAIHK